The Thermodesulfobacteriota bacterium genome contains a region encoding:
- a CDS encoding DUF4160 domain-containing protein, with translation MPTISMFYGIIVRMYFAPGEHSPPHFHVYYNEYKATVNILTCELLTGDLPKRQAKLALAWAELHQEELLANWKLVMNGEDPFKIQPLQ, from the coding sequence ATGCCTACAATTTCAATGTTTTACGGTATAATTGTCCGTATGTACTTTGCTCCAGGCGAGCATAGTCCCCCTCATTTTCATGTTTACTACAATGAGTACAAGGCGACTGTGAATATTCTTACCTGCGAATTATTGACCGGTGATCTGCCGAAAAGACAGGCTAAATTGGCATTGGCGTGGGCTGAATTACATCAGGAAGAACTGCTGGCGAATTGGAAGCTTGTCATGAATGGGGAGGACCCCTTCAAAATTCAGCCGTTGCAATAG
- a CDS encoding multiheme c-type cytochrome produces MAKFPFLSANLIDKNTKKPMFQSYIIKDINGLKVGIFGLITPDIQNRFSKDTSSNLTVKNPFETAKILVSELKGKTHLIIALTNLGLFDDKELAKRIPGIDIIIGGHDKMKLDPPIIINNTLILQAYKEGQYLGILDLTLHNNVKAEDFIKKATYKNVIYPLGDSIKEDEEINDLIKNYKKGISQIATENNFYRKKLQAYSPEKGKVAITNIFIGDTVCRTCHLKEYKLWKETKHARAYQSLVNKNQQFDLECIGCHTTGYGRKGGFSSPGSLGKFKDVQCEECHGPGDKHQRGEDIVKSVSEDVCLRCHTRERSPGFNYTKYLEAVQKNLLRK; encoded by the coding sequence TTGGCTAAATTTCCATTCCTTTCAGCCAATTTGATAGATAAGAATACTAAGAAGCCCATGTTTCAATCTTATATTATCAAAGATATTAACGGGTTAAAGGTTGGTATATTTGGTTTAATTACCCCGGATATCCAGAATAGATTTAGTAAAGATACATCAAGTAACTTAACCGTTAAAAATCCTTTTGAAACCGCAAAAATACTAGTCTCCGAGTTAAAGGGTAAAACCCATTTAATCATAGCTCTGACTAATCTTGGCCTTTTTGATGATAAGGAATTGGCGAAAAGAATCCCGGGGATAGATATAATTATCGGCGGGCATGACAAAATGAAACTCGATCCCCCCATTATAATTAATAACACCCTTATTTTACAGGCATACAAAGAGGGACAGTATCTTGGGATATTAGATTTGACCCTTCACAATAATGTAAAGGCAGAAGATTTTATTAAAAAGGCTACATATAAAAATGTGATTTATCCCTTAGGGGATAGTATAAAAGAGGATGAAGAGATTAATGATTTAATCAAGAACTATAAAAAAGGCATCTCCCAAATAGCCACAGAGAACAACTTTTACAGAAAGAAACTTCAAGCCTACAGCCCAGAAAAGGGAAAGGTGGCGATAACCAATATTTTTATAGGGGATACGGTTTGTCGAACATGCCATCTAAAAGAATATAAACTCTGGAAAGAGACCAAACATGCCAGGGCATACCAAAGTTTGGTCAATAAAAACCAGCAGTTCGATTTGGAGTGTATAGGATGCCATACTACTGGATATGGTAGGAAAGGTGGTTTTTCAAGCCCGGGCAGTTTAGGAAAATTCAAGGATGTACAATGTGAGGAGTGTCATGGGCCAGGAGATAAACACCAAAGAGGGGAAGATATAGTCAAAAGTGTAAGTGAAGATGTCTGTCTTAGGTGCCATACAAGGGAACGCAGCCCTGGTTTTAATTATACAAAATATTTGGAGGCTGTTCAAAAAAACCTGCTTCGGAAGTAG
- a CDS encoding DUF2442 domain-containing protein, which yields MYPSVSEVTPNKDFSLNIVLNTGEKRLLDMKPYLDFGVFKKLRDYEKFKRARVAFDTIEWDEGVDLDPEFVYEKSEPVKGA from the coding sequence ATGTATCCATCTGTCAGTGAGGTAACGCCTAATAAGGATTTCTCGCTCAACATCGTTCTCAATACAGGAGAAAAGAGGCTTCTCGACATGAAGCCGTATTTGGATTTTGGGGTGTTCAAGAAACTCCGCGACTACGAAAAATTCAAGCGTGCAAGAGTGGCGTTTGACACAATCGAATGGGATGAAGGCGTGGATCTTGATCCCGAATTTGTCTACGAAAAGAGCGAGCCCGTTAAGGGCGCATAA
- a CDS encoding adenylate/guanylate cyclase domain-containing protein — MYQDSKISPKDWSGLLQHLFTSSSKPPIFPYSLQQPRPIKSLLKDLKSPLTKKWNPSFYGSIRNRLARQTRQKIQRIRNITNGLTMPEITAVPIGSAKKMVAAILFFDLEDFSATASKLSNEVILYMLNTIIPEMMYIARYWNGEIEKNTGDGIMAIFGTETRNNFLIVRDVIESAMAMRYIMLTDIHPKFINEVLPILNFRIGIDMEEVLVSRIGIKNSNFLTVVGGAANRASKLQSLSDANGICIGENIYRNLNPLLHQYCKEGIHEDWNWSYTRAKAPYKFFHYNANWPDPKKWVKMKL; from the coding sequence ATGTATCAAGACTCTAAAATATCGCCGAAGGATTGGTCTGGACTTTTACAACATTTATTTACTTCAAGTTCGAAGCCTCCTATCTTTCCATACTCTTTACAGCAACCAAGGCCGATTAAATCTCTCTTAAAAGACTTAAAATCTCCTCTAACAAAGAAATGGAATCCGTCATTTTATGGTTCAATTCGCAACAGACTGGCAAGACAAACTCGACAGAAAATACAACGCATAAGAAATATTACTAACGGGCTTACGATGCCAGAAATTACAGCCGTTCCCATTGGAAGTGCTAAAAAGATGGTTGCAGCAATTTTGTTTTTTGACTTAGAAGATTTTTCTGCAACAGCATCGAAGCTCAGCAATGAGGTTATTCTATATATGCTTAATACTATTATTCCTGAAATGATGTACATCGCAAGATACTGGAATGGAGAAATTGAGAAAAATACAGGAGACGGCATCATGGCAATTTTTGGGACAGAAACGAGAAATAACTTTCTTATTGTCAGAGATGTAATTGAATCGGCAATGGCAATGCGGTATATAATGTTGACCGATATCCATCCAAAATTTATCAATGAAGTGTTACCAATACTTAACTTTAGAATTGGTATTGATATGGAAGAGGTACTTGTTTCCAGAATAGGGATTAAAAATTCAAATTTTCTTACCGTAGTTGGTGGTGCAGCAAACCGCGCTTCAAAATTGCAGTCATTGTCAGATGCTAATGGAATCTGTATTGGCGAAAACATTTACAGAAACCTGAATCCACTATTGCATCAATATTGCAAAGAAGGAATACATGAAGATTGGAATTGGTCGTATACAAGAGCAAAAGCACCCTACAAGTTTTTCCATTATAATGCTAATTGGCCAGACCCAAAAAAATGGGTTAAAATGAAGTTATAA